DNA from Ovis aries strain OAR_USU_Benz2616 breed Rambouillet chromosome 15, ARS-UI_Ramb_v3.0, whole genome shotgun sequence:
ggagcatggcaacccactccagtattcttgcctggagaatccccatggacagaggagtctgacaggctaaagtccatgggtcacagagtcagacgtgactaagcaactaagcacagcacagcatgtatatatatgaataaactagttctatatatgtacatataacatTCTTACGTATTCACCATCTAGCATTAGCAATACCACCGACGCCTTGGCTTCTCTTCCCTAGTCTCATCTTTTTGCCTCTCACCAAATGTTCCAGGTCCTGATGGCAACAACACAGCCCTCAGCTGTTTTgtctcaccacacacacatcacaatCTGGATACATAGCTAGGTCTGTTTATTAcatttttctctcaatttttatgaatttattttaaattattttattttattttaaattatataaaatatttgcctGATTAAAAAATCAACCTATGAAGTAATATCTATCCCAAGAAGTCTAGCTGGTGTTTTTGCCCTCTCCAAACTTCTCACTCCCATTCCCTACAGCTAATGTTATATACATGCTGCTTGCATAGTAactatttctttgaaatttattgagaTTATGTTTGTAACAATATTtgtgaatgttccatgtacactgggaagagatataatttttattatgataGTTTGCAGTTTGATACatatttgtactttttaattgactgtatatttagcttttttatttttgctattttttgtcCATTTGCTCTGTCTTGAATTGGGAAAGGTTTATCAAAATCTtctccttatatatatatatatttctctattcCTCATTGCAACTTCTGTACagtctgctttttaaaagttattattggGTATATAAATATTAGTTACTTTTAGCCTTTAGGACTATAAAGATTAAAGCAGGAAAAATACTATCCACATTTCACAGATAAAATGACTGATTTTTAGAAAGCGTTGATGGTTTTCCATATTATACAACTATTAAATTTTCTAACTAGAAATGGTCTCTCTTTTGTTTCTGCTGGACAAATTATCTTTATTCAGTGCTAAATGAGTGAATATTGCCCTAATTTTCAGCTGCCTTTAACAGAGAAATAGTCAGTGAGCTGTATTGTTCAATTACCCTTTGACATCATTGTAAAAATGTAATATTGTTGATTgtacaaaagtaaaaacaaagtaGCATCAATGAAATAACTGTGAATGAAAAAAGTCCATACACATCGCTATAGAATTGTGACATATTTTTGAAGATCTATAGCTAAcagagggcctccctggtagctgagctggtaaagaatctgcctgcattgcaggagaccgcttcagttcttgggttgggaggttcccctggagaaggaataggctacccactccagtattctttggcttccctgttggctcagacggtaaagaatctgcctgcaatgcgggagacctgggttagatccctgggttgggaagattccctggaagagagcatggcaatccactccagtattcttgcctggagaatcaccatggacagaggaacctggctggctatagtccatggggtcacaaagagtcggacacgactgagtgactaagcacagcacacagcacatagctaacaggaaagaaagtgaaagtcgctcaatcgtgtctgactctttgcaaccctatggactatacagtccatggaattctccaggccagaatactggagtaggtagccattcccttctccaggaacagGAGAAACATATCAAAATATGTGTTTGATATATTATCAAAAAATAACAAACAGGAGAAACATATCTGCCgtggtccagccccggtggatccagggtgattcgaagtgGGGATGGTGttggtgaggaaaaacttatttatttagagatataagattagattaggaagaaatagtatagtaggaaatttaggCAGAGAAAAGGATGCTGAATAACGGTTTacggggaaaaccaataaaacctcaagacaagaggtttgcaccatctacgttaggccaccggcacccacttgaatatcgaagggtgccccaccttaggctcccttttgcgTGGATCTTAGCAactggggcaagtaagtagacgtggtgagcctccccgctccagatgggaattcagccgaaaaaggggagaaaagaacgacatggggaagcccagcatcggtgcaagactccaaaaactatttttcaaaatcagcttctataccccaagttgtacataaagaaataatggaatatgcagagttatgcaggggcagcagtcctgaccctcattgaggcaaagctttctttttgcataccaggtggtttacattatcttctggccaagaggcctgctaacatttttatggctctcttcctggataattgtccatcaaccagaaaactccttttccctagaagtattttttctttactctgcatcaccctcaaagtactaaataaagttacattcctgtagaacaaaggtgcagtggattataacaaagaaagtacttaactcaaagatctaatgttgctaataccaggtctactacctgtttttctatataccaactatatctacatataaaagatatgaaaatttggcagcaagtattggctcaacaaatgaaacctttaatcagtcctattctaatgattttgagtcctcagaagcccctacattcctaggatgttttaagcttcctctgcctcctgggttgggaggcctcaaacaatcacatgcgcagctgtacgagtcctgcctgtacgagtcctgcaggcaggctagaaagccatcagaggggtttttggattgaaacaccctttcaaatgcagaagactaaagccctgagttgactttttccagagtgtgtcagaagagtgaaaaagtacaatacaataaggcaggcatattcttattttgggggtacatgctcaggaaataccagggggaaaacctgagatctgactcgaccttgcccatcagatctctgctgcatgaccttgtcacaggtgggattcctcacgctggctggctcctggcacatatcaaaagaagaaataaatcaatCAGTAAGTACACAATCAGATATGTGTGCccatgagtgtgtgtatgtgtgtacccCAAGATTTACACAACAAGAGTTTTTACTCCCAgatgaaatataaataacttgTGTGAGAAATAAATCCTGATCAAAAGTCCCTGGACTTTGATTGTTCCTATAATTGCCATCATAAGACTTTTCTTCACCCATTAGCCCTAAGGATAAGATATTCCAATAGCTAATATTCTACTCCAACAATTATAAAGTTGAAATTGATTAAATATGTTCccattcctagaagaaaacatagggtgAAATTCCTTAACACTGGTCTTGGCAATTATCTTTCGGATCTCAGACCAAAGACatagacaacaaaagcaaaataaacaagtagggctacatcaaactaaaattcctctccacagcaaaggaaaccatcagaaAAATAATAGGGAAACCTACAACACAATgggtgaaatattttcaaattgtattatatatgtgtgtaacttATCTTACTAAGCATTATATTTTCTAGTGTcatccatgttgatgcaaatggcaatatttttatggctgattaatatttcagacagagaaagataaatactatatgacATCAGTTACatgagaaatctaaaaaataatctaGATGAATCTTtgtggaaaacagaaacagactcatagacatagaaaacaaattacagTTACCAAACAGGAAAATGGGGTATGGaggacaaattaggagtatgggattaacagatataagctactatacataaaataggtaagcaacaagtatttactgtataacacagagaattaTACCAAATATCTTATAATAGCctataaaagaatatattctgcaaaaaatcactctgctgtacatttgaaactaacacaatattatttattaaaataattattttaattattcctcaatttaaaaattaacttaaaaaagaaagataaaattttctttaCAATATACTCACAAACTGAAAATATAATGTGACAAACAGAtttgaataaagaaaaagcaacaaagaTGTAGTGGAGATAATTTGAGAGTAAATTAGTCCCATTTCTCTGGATAGTTGTAAGGATATATGAAATCACAAGGAGATTTCATAAACCAGAATACATAATGATTTGATTGAAAAAAGAggtaaaaacaagaaagaaaggtaAGAAAAATTTAATCACATATCTATAATATAAAGAATGCAGTTTCTTTATAttcaacaaaaaaattacaatgagaaATATAACTTgactaataaatttaaaaaattacctctgagcaataaataaataattttcctaCTGCcagaataaaagggaaagaaagatggaTGGGAAAATTTAGTAGCAAAGATAATAAATGactacagtatttttcttttattaaaaagaactaaatatcAATGAGTAAATAAAGCATTGAGTAGTTTAAATGTAGcatgtttcagaaaaatatggATCTGTCTTTAGCATATAGTTCAAACATTTGATTTTTACACAAAGTATCTCAAACCTGTTATTTTCTAAGATGAGTTAAGCTTTTGTAAAATGTAGCCATAATATCCTCAgattaacaataattttaaaagcagctaAAATGAGAAATATGGGAAAGGAtgcatatttccatttttctaaggATTTAAATTAAAGGATGGACAAATGCCAACAggcatatattttacatattgctTCTGCTCCCAGGAAGAAAGACTTGATTCTTTCTCATATCCAGAgcctatagattttttttctttaattagaaaATGTCTGGGAATTAGAGGATATTCACAGAACTCTATGAttataaacagaagaaagaaaaatctacaaAAGATCCCATGGTATCTCATTGTGTAGAGATACTAGAAGGAGCTATGCTCAGTGATACCCTGGGGACCTCCTGCTGGCATCATCTCTCAGGACCTCATCTTTTATGATCCTCTCAGAGAAAGACTCAATTCAGTGTTGGTGCTTAAAAAGTAGTGTAAAATGCACCCAAGAAAACAGTCAGAGATTGAAATAGAATCCACAGAAATGTCCATTTCATACCCAGCTGTTAGGAAAGAAGACTGAGAATCACTGTCATACAAAACCAAACTCTGGATGTGCAGCTTGGATATCTGGATCTCACTCTGTTGGACTCACTGCATGTCCACTTACCTACAGTTCCCCATCTCTAGAACAAACTCATCCTTGGTCTCCAGGTAAGGAGGAAGATGCTGAAGGCATCAACTCTCTGCAGAACCAAGGTTTATCCTGGGAGAAGGgctatgtctttattttttacaatCCACAGTCTATTTAGGAGAAgagatttttctttatctttcttctcaTGAATTCTCACTCTTAGAAATCTTGCTACTAGGCACTTACCGAGGTGGTCAGTTTGTGTGCTAAAAGGCACAAGAAATCAAAAGACCTATTGTCTCTCAAACTCGATACCCCTTTTCAACTATAAGAATCTTCCTGTGTTCTTACCTTTCATCCCTGCTACATAGGTGTTCTCTTCCTGTTTCACCTTTTCCACACTCTCTGGGTGATTCCCACTGAACTCATAGGAAAATACGTAGGACACAAGACAGAGCTTCTTGTAACGTACTAGGCATCATCTGGGAGGTGGGCAGAGTCCAATCACAGGAGTGCTAGTGTGAGGTGTGTGCACACTTCCTGCTCCAGTACCTAGTATTCAGGCTGCTGCCACATTGCACATCTGCTCTCATGGgtaagaatgaaaaagagaacaGGATGTGTATTGAGGGTCTGTTCCTATTTCTACCAGAAGAGGAACAGCTACCACTGACGCCTCTCTCTTATACCAGGTGGTCACACCTAGTGTCACTCCCTCTTCGTGGTCACAGGATCTCCCCATCCCAAAGATACCGTGAAGCTGGACCTGCATCACCTGTGTCTTCCAAATTTCATACTATGCTTTTAAAAGGATTATTAGCTTAGGAGTGTTTGAGTGCAGGTTTGTGACAGTGCCTGTGAGTATGAGAGGAATCTATTCGTTTCTGCATGTATTCAGTCACTCATATACTAATTCAGTCAGTAAACATTTCCTAAAAATTTGCTATATACTGGGTGATGCAGTTATATGGATTGAGATTGGATTTTTACACTGAAGAAACATAAAACCTAGCCTGGGAGACAGGCTTGTAAACAAATAATTATGTATAAATTaatgagaacttaaaaaaaaacatgtagttatatacatatatcaaaactcatcaaattttACACATGAAATATGCACAGTTTGTTACAAGTAAACTTACAATGATGAAGCAGTGAAAAAAATGTGCTTATCAGAAATCACTGGGAAATGAAATCAGTAGTGGATTATTTTGGCTACTGAGGTGGCAGTTTATCAATGATTCTCTGTGTATTCCCTTTCCATTGTATCAGTGGAAAAGATATTCCTCATTTTGTTTTAGCAATTCCTCAAATTATTTCCTGACTCTGCCTTCCTGGTCCCTCAAGGCCAATATATTATACAGTTGGTTCAGGCTGGATCCATTGCATTTCCATCTGGATATTTATGAATAGAGACCTCACTGTAACCATGTGGTCTTTGAGTCCTACTTAGCAGGTCATGAGCAGGTGGTCCAGTCACAACTGATCAGGCCACATTTGTCCTATATTGCCAGTTAGATGTGTGGTTTTATCTTTGAAAACAAACCCTTGTATGCTGGCAGTCTTCAAGtttacccacccccaccccccgccccatcccAAGAAGTCCCTGCCAGGTAGCTGACTTTCTTCCCTGACATCTCCTTCATTGTAAAGGGCACTTCTGGGACTAGTACTTCAGCCTTTCCCTGGAATATCAGACTCCAGCCCTGATTCCTAGACATTTGCCCATGACCCTGCTACCTTCCCTAAGTCTTTCTAAACTCTTTCCCCAGGAGCTTGGATTCAGCAGGTTATTCCTTGCTTGTTCCTGAGGTAAAGCTATAGACTTTGCCTAGTGTTTCTTGCCTGGCTGCAGAGCATTGAACCAGTGCCTGATGCACCTCTCCGACTGATGGGATTTCTGATACATCTGCAGCATGAAGGAGCGCAAACATGGTTATGCCAGATAAGACACTGCAACTCTGTAGGCAGCTGTTGTGGCTGCACTGAGTCACCACAAAAGGCCCTCCCTATTTCCCAAGTGTGTGGTGCTGCCTCAGTCTGAACTGGTCTCCACTGTCCTGCCTCTCTCATGCAGAAGTCTGATCATGCCTTACTCTTGAGCACTTCCATTAAACCTTGTTTCTCAGATCCAGTGAAGAATTTAGGACATGATCAGGACTGTGGattataaaatcatataaaatggTCTCATAAAATTTACTTTCTACTTGGAAGGATGATAAGGCATCTCTTGGaatcacaaaggaaaaattaattatttgttcTGCTTCTTAATGAAATAAAAGTGAACGTCTGCTGACTAAACAGtaaactacaaaaaataaaaacctgggtTCTCTACTAAATGCAGAAAactttataatttttcatatacACATAATATGTTAGTGTTCTTTTTAGACAGCTTCAGTAGAAATATTGTGGTGGAAATTTTTAGACATTCATGTCaaatatttataagaattttttaaaatcaaatacattttttattccaGTAAGATCTTTATTTTCAGGATCTGATGCTCAAATGTAGTCAGGTTTTTAGAGCTCTATTGATGCTTATTGTGTAGACAGGAATAAACATCCATGGGTACAAAAAACCAAACCTATCTGACTGAATTCATCTTGCTGGGCCTTTCTGCAGATCAACAGACCCAGATTGTGCTATTTGTGATATTTCTCATCATCTACCTGCTGACTGTATTTGGGAATCTGCTCATCATACTGTTAATTCATATTGACTCTCAACTGCATACACCAatgtatttcttccttaaaaacctgTCGTTTAGTGATCTCCTTTTCTCGACAACAATTGTCCCCCAGATGCTATTCCATTTGCTGGTAACAAGAAAGACCATTTCCAAGTCTGGGTGCTCTATTCAGATGATTTTTTTCCTAGTAGCAGGGTGTACAGAAAGCTCCCTGCTAGCAGTGATGTCCTACGACCGCTATGTGGCTGTCTGCAAGCCGCTTCActactccaccctcatgacccaGAGGATTTGTGTTCAGCTGTCCATAGGATCTTGGACTAGTGGAGCACTTGTGTCTCTAGTAGATACAACATTTACTTTATATCTCTCATACCACGGCCAGAACATAATTAATCATTATTTTTGTGAACCTCCTGCACTCTTGAAGTTGGCTTCAGAAGAAACCTACAAAGCTGAGATGGTCATCTTTGCCATGGGTGTGATAATTCTCCTCGGTCCTCTCTCCCTTATCCTTTTCTCTTACTGGAATATTATCTCCACTGTGATTCAGATATGGGCAGGGGAGAGGAGACTCAAGGTCTTTTCTACTTGTGGTTCCCATTTCATTGTTGTTGTCTTCTTCTATGGATCAACAATATTTACCTATATGCTTCCAAATTCCAAGAAAATGAATGAGGGGGATAAGGTGATCTCAGTGTTCTATTCAGTCATAACATCTATGATGAACCCATTCATTTATAGCCTAAGGAACAAAGATGTTAAGCAGGCATTTAGAAAAGTATTTGGAAGATAGAGTCCCTTAGAGCCAGTGATCTCTGTATTGACATGCCATCATGGGGATGAAGACATGTTAAAATGATTCAACATCTGTAACAGCTTTCTCTCTGAGTGTCTCTAGGCTGATACATCAGTAAGGCATATACAGGTGCCCTTGTACATCTAGAATGTTTCAAGTTTGTCTATTGCATCTTGATCTAGattattctttgtatttataGATTACTTGCCTCAtaatagattattattattattattatgaggCAAGTAAAATAGATCTTTGCTTTTATATTGCATAATATAATATTATCTTGATTATACATTATGTTATatgaatacttaaaaatattgaataggATCTTTATTTACACTGTACTAATCCatattccagagaaggcaatggcaccccactccgacactcttgcctggaaaatcccatggatggcggagcctggagggctgcagtccatggggtcgctgagggtcagacatgactgggcgacttcactttcacttttcattgtcatgcattggagaaggaaatggcaacccactccagtgttcttgcctggagaatcccagggacagcggagcctggtgggctgccttctatggggtcgcacagagtcggatacgactgaagcgacttagcatcagcagcagcagcaatccataTTCACCCAGTGATATTACCTTTTGATTCTAAACTTCACTGCTGGTTGTCAGTCTCCTCCAATGCTAACATCAAATACAGTCTTCTACACATCTTGGAGTCCTATGCTAGACTCTAAAAGTTCTAGTGAGAAGATATTAATGACTTTTTTAACCCTGAAATTCTGATACTGGACTcttggttttttatttgtttcatttcctgCAGTCTCAAAACACTCCTATAGCCAATTCAGCTGCACATGGTGGCGTTGTTGGCTCAGACGATAATGTGTGGGACCTCAGATTCCAGTAAATATGATACATCTTCTGTATATCACGCACAGTTTCTCTCCAAGCATCGTTGCTGGCTAAGGGAACTAGAATGGAGAGGAACATTGCCTACATCAGAACTCTCAGGTCCTTTACCTGTGACACCAATATACCACAGTTGCTCCGCCTCAGACATGCTCTCCCCTCTTCTGCAGGTTTGACTTGCCAACACCCATCAGTCCTCTTTTTTGGAAAGTGGAAGAGAATCACTGACATATGACAAGCAATCCTAGAAGGTGAAGATTGCTCTGAGGATGAAAGGATGCCTTTGGTCTTTTCTAACTCTGCTATAACCCTCTGTAAGAGCAGAAGCAGCATCACTGACAGACCTGTAGCTTCTAATCAACTTCCAGCCTGGCACACTGCCCCTCCCTTAGAAGAAAATCCACCGTCCTCTTCTCCCCTGCCCTGAACTCTAAAAatcaggagtttgagcaaactcccagagatggtaaaggacaggaaagactggtgtgctgtggtccatggagttacaaaaagtcggacatgactgagtgaacaacagcaaagatctAACTGCAAGTTTTAAGTGAAATTTCTTAATGCTTCATTGGTAAGTGTGAGAAATCCCAGTTCACATCCATGGCCTGTTTCAGGGCTTGTGAGCTATGAAACATAGTTGGGGACCATCTCAATGCTGCCCATTTGCCCTCATGGTTGTCCATTTCTCTTGGCAGAGGTCCCATGACGCAAACTCATTCCATTCCTTTTTCCTCCATTTCCAAACTTACATGTACCTCCTGACTCACCCCCACCTACCTGCTATGGAGCCGTATGTAGGGATTCTTGTCATATGAAGATGAGTGCTGCTAACCATAGCCAGATCATCCTTTCACAAAGTGAGAAGATTATGGAAGCACTTATCTTTTACTGAACAATTTCCACTTGGAATTCTGCTCTCACTTCATGACCTTCTCTTTAGGCATCTGCAAGGTGATTGTGGGTGAAGGATGGCATAAGCCAGGAATAGTGAGAAGCCCTCATGAAAGTCAAATTTGCCACACTGACTTCTGGCAATTCCAGCTTCCACGTCCATGGCCTTTTATGAGCACCCAGTGCTGTTCATTATATGTGACAAGGTCCTTGCTGAATTGAATGCATCGTGTAGAATGATCCTACATGGGAGAATAAATCTGTGCAATACTAGATTCACCATGTGCATAGATGTATATTGTTTTCAGATTATGTGAACCAGTATGCACCTATACAAGGAAACAAAATCCTGCTCCAAAGATTATTTGAGAAACTAAGTTATAAACAACAGCAACTAGTTAAACACGCTGCTGCCTCACGACCATTTGTAAGCTCAGTCCATCACttgctcttttctttccatttaggaAAAGGGAAGCTGTAGCACATAATTGGAGTGATTCTTGCAAAAGTGGCCGTGGGTCACTCTGAGTTATAGAAAACTCAAACGGAATAAGAAAATACAGATACTtaagcacatttttaaaagaaaacacccaCCTCTGACTAGATGCCAGACTATTGATGACTGTGCAGCCGAAGATAGATGAATTAGAGCATGTGAGAAACGAACAAGCTCCTGAAGTCACAATCTGGGAACTACTCATGTTTTCTAGAGCAAATAGTTTtccaagttttaaaagaaataaatttcctttcattATGCTACAGGTTGTATGACGGTTATTTTTGTATTAAGTCAACCCATACAATATTGCTTTCAATAGCACAGTTTGAGCTTATTTATACAATGAATATCTAATTGATTTAttaactaaatatttattgagaactctTCTAGGTGCCGAATATATAAGAATGAACAGTTTAAAATTCCTATCCTTGCTGAATTTACATTTTAGAAGAGGGTGATAAAAGTGAATAAACAATAAAACACATAATATGTCTGATGGTAATAAgtgctttgagaaaataaaagcaaggaaaGGTAGGTTGCAGTTTTAAGCAGGTGGTCAAGAAAGACCTTTCTGAGAAGGTGATATTTCATTAAAAGAGATCTTATATTTTGTAGAAATCAACATTTGTGCTGTGACCAGAAGGTTGAGAAGAAAGAACCAACCAAGAAGGGATTTAGAGAGGAGGGTTTGGGGAAAATATAGAGTCTTGGATTGGAATGAGTTTCTTTGCAATGACAGAAACAGATCAGAATGTTTGGAGGCTGATGAGTGACAGGGGGAGTGCGATGAATGAGGTCATAGACACAAGCAGAGGACAGATTGGTAGGGTCTTTGGTAGGCAGCCTtcttagggctgccataacaaatttcCACAAACTCTGTGACTTAGATCAGAGTTCTATGAATAGAAATtcatagttctggaagccagaagtctgaaGTCAAAGATATCTGCAGATTATGCCCTCTCAGAAGGCTCTAGTGGAGGAGACTTCCTTGGCTTGTGGAACCATAAATCCAATCTGTGCCTTTGTATTCAAAATGCcttgttccttcattttctttgtcttcctcttttcttAAAAAGGTATCCTTCACTGGGATTAgggtctgagtgctgaagaattgatgcttttgaactgtgatgttggagaagaatcttgagagtcccttggactgcaaggagatccaaccagtccattctgaaggagatcagtcctgggtgttctttggaaggaatgatgctaaagctgaaattccagtactttggacaccttatgcgaagagttgactcattggaaaagactctgatgctgggagggattgcgggcagaaggagaaggggacgacagaggatgagatggctagatggcatcattgactcgatgcacatgaatttgggggaaCTCTCAGagttggatggacagggaggcctggcgtgctgcaatttatggggttgcaaagagttggacacgactgagcgactgaactgaactgaactgaactgagctcaggatgatctcatcttgaGATATCCCATAATTACTTCTGCAAAGAATTTGTTCCAAAagagtcacattctgagatttcAAGTAgacatcttttcagttcagttcagttcacactcagtgatgtactctgcatagaagttaaataagcagggtgacaatatacagctttgacgtactccttttcctatttggaaccagtctgttgttccatgtccagttctaactgttgcttcctgacctgcatataggtttgtcaagaggcaggtcaggtggtctggtattcccatctcttgaagaattttccacagtttattgtgatccatacagtcaaaggctttggcatagtcaataaagtagaaatagatgtttttctggaactctcttgctgtttccatgatccagtggatgttggcaatttgatctctggttcctctgccttttttaaaatcagcttgaacctctggaagttcacggttcacgttttgctgaagcctggattggagaattttgagcattactttactagcatgtgagatgagtgaaattgtgcggtagtttgagcattctttggcattgcctttctttgggattcaatgaaaactgaccttttccagtcctgtggccactgctgagttttcccatttgctggcatatttagtgcagcactttcacagtgtcatctttcaggatttgaaatagctcctccagaattccatcacctgaactagctttgttcttagtgatgctttctaaggcccacttgacttcatattccaggatgtctggctccaggtgagtaatcacaccattgtgattatcttggtattgaaaatcttttttgtacagttcttctgtgtattcttgccccctgttcttaatatcttctgcttctgttaggtccataccatttctgtcctttatcgagcccatctttgcatgaaatgtttccttggtatctctaattttcttgaagagatctctagtctttcccattctgttgttttcctctatttctttgcattgatcgctgaggaaggttttcttatctcttcttgctattctatggaagtctgcattcagatgcttatatctttccttttctcctttgcttttcatttcttttcttttcacagctatttgtaaggcctccccatacggtcattttgcctttttgcatttcttttccatggggatggtcttgatccctgtctcctgtacaatgtcacaaacctcagtc
Protein-coding regions in this window:
- the LOC101114553 gene encoding olfactory receptor 2D3-like — its product is MGTKNQTYLTEFILLGLSADQQTQIVLFVIFLIIYLLTVFGNLLIILLIHIDSQLHTPMYFFLKNLSFSDLLFSTTIVPQMLFHLLVTRKTISKSGCSIQMIFFLVAGCTESSLLAVMSYDRYVAVCKPLHYSTLMTQRICVQLSIGSWTSGALVSLVDTTFTLYLSYHGQNIINHYFCEPPALLKLASEETYKAEMVIFAMGVIILLGPLSLILFSYWNIISTVIQIWAGERRLKVFSTCGSHFIVVVFFYGSTIFTYMLPNSKKMNEGDKVISVFYSVITSMMNPFIYSLRNKDVKQAFRKVFGR